Proteins from a single region of Deinococcus depolymerans:
- a CDS encoding pyroglutamyl-peptidase I — protein MTTLLLTGFEPFHTHPVNPSAEAARALDGTQAGNLRVVSALLPVEPHAACARLTELLDTRRPAAVLLTGLASGRPQVTLERVAVNVMDFRIPDNAGQQHRDVPVQPGGPDAYLSTLPLRAVLAAWHGAGIPGQLSDTAGTFVCNAVMYHALHTLRALGRPDVPCGFLHLPASAGVALAEAKAVPYLPQAELTRAVEVAARTVAASVSGEA, from the coding sequence ATGACCACGCTGCTCCTGACCGGTTTCGAGCCGTTCCACACGCATCCCGTCAACCCGAGCGCCGAGGCGGCCCGGGCGCTGGACGGCACGCAGGCAGGCAACCTGCGGGTCGTGTCGGCGCTGCTGCCGGTCGAGCCGCACGCCGCGTGCGCGCGCCTGACGGAACTGCTGGACACCCGGCGCCCGGCCGCCGTCCTGCTGACCGGACTGGCGAGCGGGCGGCCGCAGGTGACGCTGGAACGCGTGGCCGTGAACGTCATGGACTTCCGCATTCCCGACAATGCCGGGCAGCAGCACCGGGACGTGCCGGTGCAGCCGGGCGGCCCGGACGCGTACCTGAGCACCCTGCCGCTGCGGGCCGTGCTGGCCGCATGGCACGGGGCGGGCATTCCCGGTCAGCTGAGCGACACGGCCGGAACGTTCGTGTGCAACGCGGTCATGTACCACGCGCTGCACACCCTGCGCGCCCTGGGCCGCCCGGACGTGCCGTGCGGGTTCCTGCACCTGCCCGCCAGCGCCGGGGTCGCCCTGGCCGAGGCGAAAGCCGTGCCGTACCTCCCGCAGGCGGAACTGACCCGCGCGGTCGAGGTGGCTGCCCGGACCGTGGCGGCGTCGGTCAGCGGCGAGGCGTAG